TGTTTTTTTGATTTAAAGTCTTATTGATAAGACTCTCTGAATTCCAGTTCGTGGAATAGACCGCTCAAAGCATTGATTTATCGTTATCAGTTAGAGCTAGGTTTTCCAATTTGACCTCAGCTTATCAATCCCTCGTCACCTATCCCACGGCAGAATCAGGGTTTGAGGGATTTTCTATGATTTTTACTTATGCATTCAGCGCTATCACTGATTACAGCTACAATCGACTAGCCTTGAAACGAAACTGATAGCACAGAGAGCAGCGATGCCAAAATCACCGATGATCGGGGCTAGAGTGCCTCAAGAATGGCAGCAACAAATCAACGCGATCGCCGCCGCGGCGGGTCGCAAGGAAGCAGAAGTCGTCAGGGAGGCTTTAGCCCAGTATTTGGGGGAGACAGCGGTATGGGGGGCGATCACTTCCCTAGAAGATAGGGTTACTTCCCTAGAACGGAAGTTGGCGGGATTGGGGAGACTGGTTAGGGAATGAGAACTTTGGGATTGCCAAAGTTTTTGCGGCTGCCGATGATTATTACTGTTGCATCGTTCAAGGGTGGTGTGGGGAAAACAACCACTGCCCTCCCCCTGGCCACCTACTTTCAAAATAAGGCTGCCACGCTGTTAGTCGATGGCGACTTAAATCGGAGTGCGCTGGATTGGTCAACCCGGGGCAGCTTGCCTTTCAAAGTTGTGGATGAAAAACAAGCGGTCAAATATGCTCGGCAGTACGAGCACATTGTCATCGACACGCCGGCTCGACCGAATACAGAAGAGCTGAAGACAATTGCTGAAGGGTGCGATTTGCTGGTCCTGCCAACCAGCCCCGATGCGCTAGCAATGGGTGCAACACTTCAGATGGTTGATTTTTTTGGGACGCTTGATACTAATTACCGCATCTTAATTACATGGTAGTGCTAAATAAGTAATGATGCATTGTAGTAGTGGACGAAATACCAAATAGCACCAATGTGATTCTCTAGTGGGTAGTCCTAAAGATGTAAGGATAGAGGTAAGGTCTTTTTACTCAAGAGCCATGTCGGAAACTCCACTTGTTTGTCCACGCTGTCATTCCAGTCGTATTGTTAAAAATGGGTTGATCCACAACGGCAACCAGAATTTTAAATGTAAAGACTGGAGTCGACAATTTGTACAAAACGCAACAAAAAAGGTAATTCGGCAGGAAACCAGATATTTGATCGACGTTGCAGTTACTGCTAACTAAGACTAGGAAAGATAAGTTAAGTTAGTTTTACCTTAAGCAACCGATGTTTTTCAATCTGAAATTCCCCTCTTCCGTCACTCTCGCTGGAGAATAGCCGAAACGAGGTGAATTCGTTGTGGTTGGACTAAATGAATTCAGCAAAACTGCACGTCAACAGAACAGGAATTTATTTTCTTCTCGGAGTGATAGAAGCTGTTTACGGAAGCGATAGCGTCCGTTATGGATGGAAGAAACAAAATTAACAGACACCAAAAAAATCTACACTCTTATTGTGTCCTGACAGTTAAGACCGATCCCCCAATGGTGCTTTCTCGCCCGTACAGAAGCTTGGTTCTGGGTTGAGACGGTTATGACATTGGTGAAATGGCTACTGCTATTATCCCGTTTAGGAGACTGTATTCATCCGTCAACCCAGGTCAGGGCGCACTTACAATTGCTAGTATGACTCCTCATTCGGAGGAAGCCTTTAATGATGAAAACACCAAAGTCCAAAACCCGTTTCCATCAACCAAATACAAATGAAACTTCTGAGTTAAGACAAATCAATCCAAATGCAGCAGGGATTGATATCGGTTCAGAATTTCACTGGGTGAGTGTACCAAAAGACCGAGCATCCGAGTGTGTCAGACGTTTTGGCTGTTATACTGCTGACTTGTATGCCCTTGCAGATTGGCTAGCTGAATGTCGAGTGGAAACTGTAGCAATGGAATCAACGGGGGTGTATTGGATTGCGTTGTTTCAAATCTTGGAGACCAGAGGCTTTGAGGTCAAACTTGTCAACGCCCATCACGTCAAAACTTTACCTGGACGTAAAACTGATATTTTAGACTGTCAATGGCTGCAACAGTTGCACAGTTACGGATTGTTGTCTGGTTCTTTTCGTCCAGAAGATCAGATTTGTGTATTACGAAGTTATATCCGCCATCGGGATAGTCTCATCAAAAGTGCTTGTGTTCACGTTCAACGGATGCAGAAAGTTCTAACCCAGATGAACGTGCAACTGCATAAAGTAGTTAGCGATATCACTGGTACTACTGGGATGACAATTATTCGAGCAATTGTTGCTGGAGAACGAAACCCACAAATTTTAGCAGCTAAAAGACATCACCGTACTAAACGCTCTGAAGCTGAAATTGCTGCTGCTTTAAATGGTGATTATCGCAGTGAGCATATTTTTGTACTTCAACAGGAGCTACGACTTTACGATGTCTATCACGCTCAGATAGCAGCTTGCGACCGACAAATACAAGAGTGCTTGGCTGAATTTAGCGACAAAGTTAATCTCGACGAATCTCCGCTTTCGCAACCAAAGCATCCCCGCAATAAACCTCAAGGCAATGAACCCGCTTTTGATTTACGTACCCATCTCTACCGAATTAGTGGCGTGGATTTCACTGCTATTGATGGTCTTGGTATCCTGACGGTGCAAACCATTATTTCTGAAGTCGGTTTAGATCCTACCCGATTCCCAACTGTTAAACACTTTACTTCCTGGCTTGGTCTTTGCCCTTGCAATCGCATCACTGGTGGTAAAGTTAAACGTTCTCAAACTCGCTTGGTTGTTAACCCTGCTACCAACGCTTTCCGAATGGCGGCACAAACTGCTGGCAAGAGCAATTCAGCTTTAGGTGCCTTTTATCGTCGCTTACGTTCTCGCCTTGGTACGCCCAAAGCTATTACTGCTACTGCTCATAAGCTGGCACGAATTTTCTACCGACTTTGGACAACAGGAGGTAATTATCAAGATCCTGGCATGGATTATTATGAACAACGTTACCAAGAACGAGTTATTAACAACCTCCAAAAAAAGGCTCTAGCTTTAGGTTTTGAACTCATTCCTCAGCCCGAAGCAAATACGGTTTCTTAGGAGAGGGGTAGCTTCAATTATCTGCAGGTAAGTTTAATGGCAGACATTGAGTCGGGCTACAGATTGAAATTTTGCCCTGGGTACTAAAGCTGTTACTGAGAGACTCAAATCTTCCATTGCAAACATTTGTCTGTGAATCATTTAGACTGCCATTAGAAATGGTTAAGTGTTTAACGAACGCTCAAGAGAGCGTTAGCATTAAAGACATCGAGTCGATTACCTGAGCTTGAGCAGAGGGAATATTGACCCAGCCCTAACCAAAGCTCACCCAACCTAATTTTGGTATTCCCGCTATGGTTACCTTACTCGGTGTTACTATCGGAGCCAAAATCTACGAGAGCACTAGTTCTCTGGTGTATCGGGGTGTCAGAGAGCAAGACAGCTTACCGATTATCCTCAAGGTACTCAAGCAAGATTATCCTACTCCTGCTGAGTTAATTCGCTACAGGCAGGAATACGAAGTGACGCGATTGCTCAATCTGGAGGGAGTCATCAAAGTTTACAACCAACAGGATTACCAGCGCACTCTCGTCATGATGCTGGAGGATTTTGGCGGGGAGTCGTTGGAGAAATGGATGCAAGGTTCCCCACAGATGTATTGCCCAATCCGTTTACCTGTGTTTCTTCGTCTCGCAGTTAAAATCGCAGAGATCCTGGGCAGAATTCATGCTGCCAATGTGATTCACAAAGATATTAATCCCAGCAATATTGTTCTCAATCCTGGAACCGGGCAAGTCAAAATCATTGACTTTGGCATTGCCACTCGGTTCACCCGCACCAATCCCAGCTTCAAAAGTCCTCATGTCCTGGAAGGAACCCTTGCCTACCTGTCTCCAGAGCAAACCGGTCGGATGAATCGTTTGTTGGATTACCGGACTGATTTTTACTCGCTCGGTGTAACATTCTACGAACTGCTCACTGGACACCTACCGTTTCCCACAACGGACATACTAGAGCTAGTCCATTGCCATATTGCCAGACCGCCTGTTCCGCCTGATGAACTGAATCCAACAATTCCCAAAGCCGTTTCAAATATGATTTTGAAACTGATGGCGAAAAACGCAGAGGATCGCTATCAGAGCGCTTGGGGCATCAAAGCAGATTTAGAGGGCTGTGTTCAGCAGTTAGAGGCGATTGGTCAAGTTAATGGCATTCAACTAGGTCTGCAAGATGTGTCGGAGCAGTTTCATATTCCTCAAAAGCTATATGGACGAGAAACAGAGGTTGCGGCATTATTGGCGGCGTTTGACAGAGTGGCAGGGAGAGAAGACGCGGAGATGGGGAAATGCAAAAGTAGGGAGACGTATCTCATCCAAAACACATTGACGCAGGACTTTGCTTTATGCAAAAATTTCAAAGATTAATTCAATGAACCTGCCTTGAGATAGTTGCTCTTTCGTTCGATTCCGTTCACTGTCTATGGTGATAACCTGTAGCGTTTGTGGGTGTAAGAATCCGATGGGTGCCATCGCCTAGTAAGTATGATTAATTGCTAGAGACGAGGCATGACCTCATCGGAGCGTTCAATGATTACCCTACCTGGAGTTGGTCCCCATCATTGAAGACACAACTGAATGTAACCTTCTGAAAAAGGCAATGGACTAGAACTCCCTTAATATAGGGCTTTTGCCAGATGAGCATCAAACCATTAGTCGGTGAGATTGCCAATCTTCCCAACAAACTGCCGCTGCGAATCGTTCTCATCGTGCCTTTGATGCTGCTGTTGACTGGCACAGTTGGGGTAGTGGGGTATTTGTCATTTAGAAATGGACAAAAAGCCGTTAATGATGTTGCAACTCAATTACGAGATGAGGTTGTGCATCAGATTGAGGAAAAACTCAATACCTCTACTAAAGCAGCTCATACTGTGAATCGTTTGAATGCCATTGCATTTGCTCGAGGTGATATTAATATTGCGAATGCCAAGGGCGAACATAATTTCTGGCAGCAAGTTGAGATTTTTCCAACCGTCACTTTTATTTACTGGACTTTAGACTAATAGGGAAGGAAAGGGGACTCCGTGCAATGCACTGGCTCCCCTGTAGCGGAAGATGAAAGAAGTTCCACCAACTTTCATACCGCTATGGATGTTCTTGCGCAATTGAAGGCATTTCGTCAAGATGCATACGAACGATTGGGTAAAGCACATGATGCAACATTTGAGTTGACAGATGCGGTAATGCTGACGCGCAACGCTTATTGTTTGGCAGACTTTTCGTTGTGTCCAGTATTTCGCCGCAAGTGGTCTAGCATCTACGAGGCATTGCAAGATTGCCGACCACAACGGCAGAAGTTGATGCAATTATACATCAAGCAAATGCCTGATGTGGAGCAGATTATCCTGGCAGGAGACCACACAGCGTGGTCTAGACCAGAAGCAGTAACACTCCAGGAGCGAACGAGCGAACATTACACAGTAGGAGGAGGTGAAAATCGTCCAATTACAAAGGGGCAAGGTTACAGCACGATTGCATGGATACCAGAAGCTCAAGGCAGTTGGGCACTGCCATTACGACATGAGCGGATCACCAGTTGGGAATCCCCGATTGACAAGGCAGTATGGCAACTCTCACAAGTATGTCAACATTTACCACAACGACCAATTTCTCTATGGGATAGTGAATATGGTTGCGCTCCTTTTGTTTTAAGGACTGCCCAGATTGCAGCAGATAAGTTGATGCGTCTGCGCTCAAACCTGACTTTGTATGGCGCACCGCTGCCCTACTGTGGCAAAGGCAGACCGCGACTTCATGGTGACAAGTTTAAACTAAATGACTCTTCTACTTGGTCTGTGCCAGTAGAAAGCTTAGAGGTTGACGAGCCTCAACTGGGACGAGTACAAATTTCCCTATGGCAGAATTTGCATTTCCGTAAAGCTGCAGGACATCCCATGTCGTTACTCAGAGTAGAGCGCTTGGGCAAACGCCCAGGAAAAGCCGTAAAACCAATGTGGTTGACTTGGATTGGTCAGCAGATGCCAACCTTGGCTGAAGTTTGGCGGTTATATCTGCGCCGCTTTGCTGTCGATCATTGGTATAGATTTTTGAAACAACGTCTACACTGGACACTGCCCAAGCTCAGTACACCAAAGCAATGTGAGCGCTGGAGTGATTTGATGCCGCTGATCACTTGGGAATTGTGGCTAGCACGTGATATCGTTACCGATCGACCCCTACCTTGGCAGAATCGCAGCACGAAATTAACCCCAGGAAGAGTTGCCCAAGCTATGGCTGGAGTAATAGCGGTGATTGGTACTCCAGCACTGCCACCAAAACCACGCGGAAAGTCCCCTGGCTGGATAACAGGGCAACCTCGTTTGAGTAAACCTCGTTATCCTGTCGTCAAAAAAAGTGTGAGTAGGCGAAAGCAATCCTTGCCTGAGTCTGCTTAACTCTTCAAAGCGCCATTTTTTAGTGTTAACTCATTTACCCAGCACTGCTGGGTCTCTTTGCTATGGATAGTCTAAGCTCCAGTTATTTACTGTGGTGATGTGGAAGGCAATGTATTAGGTGCAGGCAAGATAGGAGGAAGAAAACTACAAAGCTGGGTGAGTAATTCGTCTACACACTATATTCCCTACTACTACAGTCTTGATGCAGAAGGAAACCGCACTCAAGAGCTGGAAAAGGATACCAAGCCTTTTAATCCAAAAGTTCGTCCCTGGTACAAAGCAGCCGTGGCAGCAGGTAAACCCGCTTGGAGTGATATTTACTTAGTGGTTCCAACCTTTGATCCTGCCATTGCTGCTAGTTTACCGGTTTACAATCCACAGAATCACGATTTGATTGGGGTTTGTGGAACCGATATTTTTCTACCTCAACAAATGAGTCAGTTTCTCAGGAGTCTCAATGTTGGCAAGACGGGTCATATTTTTATTATGGAGCGGTCTGGGCAATTAGTGGCGACATCAGCCGATGAGCCCATGACGATCGGGCAGGGTGAAAATACAAGGCGTTTGTTTGCTACTCAAAGTAGCAATTCGATCATTCAGACAACGGCTCAGCAGTTAAGCGATCGCTTTGGTCATTTCAATCGAATTCAAGCCTCTGAGCAATTTGACTTTAACATCAACAACAACCGACAACTCGCTGAGGTTACGCCTTTTAAGGATAGGTATGGGTTAGATTGGTTGATTGTCACGGTTATTCCAGAGGCAGACTATTTAGGACAAATTCAAGCGAATATTCGGAGTACGCTGTTGCTCTGTGTTGTGGCGTTAATTGCAGCATTTATTTTATGTATCTTAATCGCTCGCTGGATTACTAGACCAGTGCTTAGTTTAAACCGATCGGCTAAAGCCATCGCTACAGGAGAATGGAACCAAATAGTTCACATTAAACGTTCAGATGAGTTAGGTGAATTGGCAAACTCGTTCAACTTGATGGCACATCAATTGCAAACTGCCTTTGCCGAAATGCAAACGTTGAACCAGACCCTTGCCCAAAATGAAACTCGCCTGAAAGAATTCTTGGAAGCAATCCCGGTGGGAATTGTAGTCGTGGATACGGCGGGTCGCCCTTACTATTTCAATCAGCGTGCAACTCAGCTATTGGGCAAAGAGTCTGATCCTTCCCTGTCCCCCGATCAACTTGCAGAAGTTTATCAAGCTTATTTGGCAGGAACGGATCAAACATATCCAACTGAGAGAATGCCACTCATCCAGGCGTTGAGCGGCGAACGCACAACGGTTGACGATATGGAAATTTCCCAAAACAACACAACGGTTCCGATTGAAGTGTGGGGAACTCCTATCTTTGATGAGCAGGGCAATGTCGCTTATGCGCTGGCAGCCTTTCAAGACATCACTGAGCGGAGACAAGCAGAACAACTGCTAGCTGATTATAATCGTACCTTAGAGCAACAGGTAGCGGAACGAACGGCAGCTTTACAGCAAAGGGAAGCAGAGCTACGGGCATTATTTGCAGCCGTTCCCGACCCGCTCTTTGTGCTGACGGCTGAAGGACGAGTGATCGAAGCAGTCGAAGTTGGGGCAGATCGGTTACATAAACCGATTGAAGAGCAGGTTGGTAAAACTCTGCATGAAATTTTTTCACAAGAGCAAGCCGATGAATTTCTAGCTTACACTCACCAGGTTCTCAGCACTCAACAAGTGCTCACGGTCGAGTACAGCTTGCCGATGGCTGGACAAACAACCTGGTTTTCGACTCGAATTGCACCTATCCGGACTAATCAGGTAATTTGGCTGGCGCGAGACATTACCCAGCGCAAACAAGCAGAGGAAGCCCTACAGCGCAGTGAAGCTAAGTTCCGCAATATCTTCGAAAACTCACAGGTCGGCATCTTCCGAACGCGCCTTTCTGATGGATTAATTCTCGATGCCAATCAACGCCTGGTGGAGCTGTTTGGCTTTGATTCACCCGATGAGATTATTGGCATCAAACGCACCACAGACTTTTATGTGAATCCAGTTGAATTGCACCCGCATCTGGGTGAACTGCAAATCTTTGATAAGCATGTGCGAAATATTGAAGTGCAGATACGAAAACGAAATGGCACGCTATTTTGGGGACTTTACTCCTTTCGTCTGAATACAGCCGATGGATACATGGAATGTGTAATTGCAGATATTAGCGATCGCAAACAAGCAGAAGCCGCTCTACAAAATAGTGAAGAACGGCTGCGCCTGGCACTAACAGCCACAAATCAGGGACTCTACGATCTCGATTTAAAAACTGAAGAAAGAATTGTTAACCCGGAATATGCTTTAATGCTGGGCTACGATCCAGCAACATTCCACGAACCCATTTCCGAATGGATTGCTCGTTTGCATCCTGACGACAGAGAATCAGTTGTCGCAACCTACCGTGCTTACATTGCTGGAGAAATCCCCAGCTATCAAGCAGAGTATCGCCAGCGTACCCAGGATGGTCAGTGGAAATGGACTCTTTCTGTTGGCAAAATTGTTGCCTGGGACGAATCAGGTCAACCCATGCGGATGTTGGGAACCCACGCTGACATTGACGATCGCAAACGTGCTGAAGCAGCCTCCATTCTAGAAGAGCGCAACCACATGGCACGGGAAATCCACGACACTTTAGCACAGGCATTTACAGGCATTATCATTCATACTCGATCTGCGTCCAATAAGGTAACGGCGGATCCAGAAAAAGCGCAAACTCTCCTCACTCAGATCCTCGACTTAGCTCGTTCTGGGCTTGCGGAAGCACGTCGTTCAGTAGAGGCACTACACCGCCCATACCTTTTAGAGAGCAGTAACTTACAGGCTGCCTTAAGCCGTCTTGCTGCTCAATTGGACTCCTCGAGCGCAACCCAAATCGTCTACGAAGTCATTGGTACAATCTATCCCCTATCCTCCGATCTGGAAAATAATCTGTTTCGGATTGGGCAGGAAGCTTTGACAAATGCAATCAAATATGCTGAGGCGCATGAAATCCGAATTGAACTGGTCTATGAACCGACCCAATGCATTTTGCGAATAAAGGACGATGGGCAGGGATTTGATGTAGAAAACCAGGCGATGAGGAATGGCTTTGGTCTACTAGGGATGGCACAACGAGCTGAACGCATTAGAGCTGAATTAAAGATTCAAAGCCATTTAGGGCAAGGGACAGAGATTGTGGTATCTATTGATCGGGAGTAAGTCAGCATGAGTCAGCCCAGTCGCATTCGAGTTCTTGTTGTGGACGATCATCCCGTTGTCCGCCAGGGTTTGATCGGAATGTTGGAGAAGGCTCCAGATATCGTCATTGTTGGTCAGGGGCGAAATGGGCATGAGGCGATCGCAGTTTTTCAGCAACAGCAGCCTGATGTGACTTTGATGGATCTACGGATGCCTGAGATGGAAGGTGTTCAGGCGATTACGGTTATTTGCAGTGAGTTTCCTAACGCCCGAATTATTGTGCTGACCACGTATGACAGTGATGAAGAGATTTATCGAGGATTGCGAGCCGGGGCAAAGGGATATTTACTGAAGGACTCTGAGCCAGAGGAATTATTGACAGCAATTCGTACCGTGAACAGAGGGCAACAATATATTCCCCCCAACGTGGCTGCCAAGCTAGTACAGCGGATGACTGGTCCAGAATTGAGCGATCGTGAGCTAGAAGTTCTCCAGTTAGTCGGACAGGGAATGAGCAATCAGGAAATTAGCACGGCTTTAACTATTAGTGAAAGTACGGTGAAGACTCATATCAACCGAATTTTAAGCAAGCTAAATGTCAAAGATCGTACCCAAGCAGCCATTATTGCGTTGAAACGCGGAATTGCTAGCTTGTGAAAGCAAGATAGTAATGCTACCTGGGTTAACAATCAGAGCCAGTCATCCGTTTGCAGTGAGAGATTTTAGTCTATGAGGGCAGGCAATCAAACCTAAGTTTGAGTTAAACATCAACTTAAGCTTGATTCATCCTACCCCCTCAAATTGACTAACTCTCAATCATTT
This window of the Chroococcidiopsis sp. CCMEE 29 genome carries:
- a CDS encoding IS110 family transposase; this translates as MKTPKSKTRFHQPNTNETSELRQINPNAAGIDIGSEFHWVSVPKDRASECVRRFGCYTADLYALADWLAECRVETVAMESTGVYWIALFQILETRGFEVKLVNAHHVKTLPGRKTDILDCQWLQQLHSYGLLSGSFRPEDQICVLRSYIRHRDSLIKSACVHVQRMQKVLTQMNVQLHKVVSDITGTTGMTIIRAIVAGERNPQILAAKRHHRTKRSEAEIAAALNGDYRSEHIFVLQQELRLYDVYHAQIAACDRQIQECLAEFSDKVNLDESPLSQPKHPRNKPQGNEPAFDLRTHLYRISGVDFTAIDGLGILTVQTIISEVGLDPTRFPTVKHFTSWLGLCPCNRITGGKVKRSQTRLVVNPATNAFRMAAQTAGKSNSALGAFYRRLRSRLGTPKAITATAHKLARIFYRLWTTGGNYQDPGMDYYEQRYQERVINNLQKKALALGFELIPQPEANTVS
- a CDS encoding NF041680 family putative transposase; the encoded protein is MDVLAQLKAFRQDAYERLGKAHDATFELTDAVMLTRNAYCLADFSLCPVFRRKWSSIYEALQDCRPQRQKLMQLYIKQMPDVEQIILAGDHTAWSRPEAVTLQERTSEHYTVGGGENRPITKGQGYSTIAWIPEAQGSWALPLRHERITSWESPIDKAVWQLSQVCQHLPQRPISLWDSEYGCAPFVLRTAQIAADKLMRLRSNLTLYGAPLPYCGKGRPRLHGDKFKLNDSSTWSVPVESLEVDEPQLGRVQISLWQNLHFRKAAGHPMSLLRVERLGKRPGKAVKPMWLTWIGQQMPTLAEVWRLYLRRFAVDHWYRFLKQRLHWTLPKLSTPKQCERWSDLMPLITWELWLARDIVTDRPLPWQNRSTKLTPGRVAQAMAGVIAVIGTPALPPKPRGKSPGWITGQPRLSKPRYPVVKKSVSRRKQSLPESA
- a CDS encoding PAS domain S-box protein codes for the protein MEGNVLGAGKIGGRKLQSWVSNSSTHYIPYYYSLDAEGNRTQELEKDTKPFNPKVRPWYKAAVAAGKPAWSDIYLVVPTFDPAIAASLPVYNPQNHDLIGVCGTDIFLPQQMSQFLRSLNVGKTGHIFIMERSGQLVATSADEPMTIGQGENTRRLFATQSSNSIIQTTAQQLSDRFGHFNRIQASEQFDFNINNNRQLAEVTPFKDRYGLDWLIVTVIPEADYLGQIQANIRSTLLLCVVALIAAFILCILIARWITRPVLSLNRSAKAIATGEWNQIVHIKRSDELGELANSFNLMAHQLQTAFAEMQTLNQTLAQNETRLKEFLEAIPVGIVVVDTAGRPYYFNQRATQLLGKESDPSLSPDQLAEVYQAYLAGTDQTYPTERMPLIQALSGERTTVDDMEISQNNTTVPIEVWGTPIFDEQGNVAYALAAFQDITERRQAEQLLADYNRTLEQQVAERTAALQQREAELRALFAAVPDPLFVLTAEGRVIEAVEVGADRLHKPIEEQVGKTLHEIFSQEQADEFLAYTHQVLSTQQVLTVEYSLPMAGQTTWFSTRIAPIRTNQVIWLARDITQRKQAEEALQRSEAKFRNIFENSQVGIFRTRLSDGLILDANQRLVELFGFDSPDEIIGIKRTTDFYVNPVELHPHLGELQIFDKHVRNIEVQIRKRNGTLFWGLYSFRLNTADGYMECVIADISDRKQAEAALQNSEERLRLALTATNQGLYDLDLKTEERIVNPEYALMLGYDPATFHEPISEWIARLHPDDRESVVATYRAYIAGEIPSYQAEYRQRTQDGQWKWTLSVGKIVAWDESGQPMRMLGTHADIDDRKRAEAASILEERNHMAREIHDTLAQAFTGIIIHTRSASNKVTADPEKAQTLLTQILDLARSGLAEARRSVEALHRPYLLESSNLQAALSRLAAQLDSSSATQIVYEVIGTIYPLSSDLENNLFRIGQEALTNAIKYAEAHEIRIELVYEPTQCILRIKDDGQGFDVENQAMRNGFGLLGMAQRAERIRAELKIQSHLGQGTEIVVSIDRE
- a CDS encoding response regulator transcription factor, producing MSQPSRIRVLVVDDHPVVRQGLIGMLEKAPDIVIVGQGRNGHEAIAVFQQQQPDVTLMDLRMPEMEGVQAITVICSEFPNARIIVLTTYDSDEEIYRGLRAGAKGYLLKDSEPEELLTAIRTVNRGQQYIPPNVAAKLVQRMTGPELSDRELEVLQLVGQGMSNQEISTALTISESTVKTHINRILSKLNVKDRTQAAIIALKRGIASL